From a single Shewanella donghaensis genomic region:
- the hemN gene encoding oxygen-independent coproporphyrinogen III oxidase yields the protein MIEKYNYSGPRYTSYPTALEFDDSFTEQNLLSAIETSKSDKLSLYIHIPFCAKLCYYCGCNKVITRHAHKADQYIEYLASEIIKRAPLFKNYTVTQMHWGGGTPTFLNPEQILTLSKLIKSHFNFADVGEFSIEVDPREIELSMLDTLKEAGFNRISIGVQDFNKKVQIAVNREQDEQFIFDLMARAKDLGFVSTNADLIYGLPHQTPETFAETIQRVIELSPDRLSIFNYAHLPSRFAAQRKIKDEDMASPQQKLDMLHQTIEALTSAGYQFIGMDHFAKPDDELSKLQNAGKLHRNFQGYTTQEECDLLGLGVSSISQIGDCYAQNQKDIRPYYESIDESGHALWKGCSLNRDDEIRRVVIKQMICHFDLDLNKIEQQFDINFEEYFVEDLKLLQTFIDDKLVDITDRKLTISPTGRLLIRNICMCFDVYYRQKARQQQFSRVI from the coding sequence ATGATCGAAAAGTATAACTACAGTGGTCCACGCTATACGTCGTATCCAACGGCTTTAGAGTTTGACGATTCTTTTACTGAGCAAAACCTACTTTCAGCGATTGAAACCAGTAAAAGTGACAAACTGTCTTTATACATTCACATCCCATTTTGTGCCAAGCTTTGCTATTACTGCGGATGTAATAAAGTCATTACTCGTCATGCACATAAGGCTGACCAGTACATCGAATATCTTGCAAGTGAAATTATTAAGCGTGCACCATTATTCAAAAATTACACTGTTACCCAAATGCATTGGGGTGGCGGTACACCGACGTTCTTAAATCCAGAACAAATCTTAACGTTATCAAAGCTGATTAAAAGTCATTTTAATTTTGCTGATGTTGGTGAGTTTTCAATTGAGGTTGATCCTCGTGAAATCGAATTAAGCATGCTTGACACGTTAAAAGAAGCCGGCTTTAACCGTATTTCTATTGGTGTTCAAGATTTCAACAAGAAAGTACAAATTGCCGTAAACCGTGAACAAGATGAACAGTTTATCTTTGACTTAATGGCTAGAGCGAAAGACTTGGGATTTGTTTCAACGAATGCCGATTTAATTTATGGTCTACCACATCAGACGCCTGAGACATTTGCAGAAACTATTCAGCGTGTCATTGAACTGTCTCCTGATCGCTTATCTATCTTTAACTACGCGCACTTGCCATCTCGCTTTGCAGCACAACGTAAAATTAAAGATGAAGATATGGCTTCGCCTCAGCAAAAGCTAGATATGCTGCATCAAACGATTGAAGCATTAACCAGTGCGGGTTATCAGTTCATTGGTATGGATCATTTTGCTAAGCCTGATGATGAGCTATCAAAACTACAAAATGCCGGTAAGCTTCATCGTAACTTCCAAGGTTATACCACCCAGGAAGAATGTGACTTACTAGGTTTAGGTGTGTCTTCAATTAGCCAAATTGGCGATTGTTATGCCCAAAACCAAAAAGATATTCGCCCATACTATGAGTCGATTGACGAAAGCGGTCACGCATTATGGAAAGGCTGTAGTTTAAATCGTGACGATGAAATTCGTCGTGTAGTGATTAAACAAATGATTTGTCATTTCGATTTAGACTTAAACAAGATTGAACAACAGTTTGATATCAACTTTGAAGAATACTTTGTCGAAGACTTAAAACTTCTGCAAACTTTCATTGATGACAAGTTAGTTGATATTACTGACCGCAAGTTAACGATTAGCCCAACAGGTCGTTTGTTAATTCGTAATATTTGTATGTGTTTTGACGTTTACTATCGTCAAAAAGCACGTCAGCAACAGTTCTCTCGTGTGATTTAA